The Oncorhynchus mykiss isolate Arlee chromosome 28, USDA_OmykA_1.1, whole genome shotgun sequence genome includes a window with the following:
- the LOC110508903 gene encoding ras-related protein Rab-3A — protein sequence MASATATYGQKESSDQNFDYMFKILIIGNSSVGKTSFLFRYADDSFTPAFVSTVGIDFKVKTIYRNDKRIKLQIWDTAGQERYRTITTAYYRGAMGFLLMYDITNEDSFNAVQDWSTQIKTYSWDNAQVLLVGNKCDMEDERVVAADRGRQLSDQLGFEYFECSAKDNINVKQTFERLVDIICEKMSESLDNADPAVTGAKQGPQLTEQPERPHQDCAC from the exons ATGGCTTCCGCAACAGCCACTTATGGACAGAAGGAGTCCTCAGACCAGAACTTTGACTACATGTTCAAGATCCTGATCATTGGCAACAGCAGTGTGGGTAAGACCTCCTTCCTGTTTCGCTATGCAGACGACTCATTCACGCCGGCCTTTGTCAGTACGGTGGGCATCGACTTCAAGGTGAAGACCATCTACAGAAACGACAAGAGGATCAAGCTGCAGATCTGG GACACTGCCGGCCAGGAGCGGTACAGGACCATCACCACAGCCTACTACAGAGGAGCCATGGGCTTCCTGCTCATGTATGACATAACCAACGAGGACTCTTTCAATGCCGTGCAGGACTG GTCCACCCAGATTAAGACGTACTCATGGGACAACGCCCAGGTCCTGCTGGTGGGAAACAAGTGTGACATGGAGGATGAGAGGGTGGTGGCAGCAGACCGGGGCAGGCAGCTCTCTGACCAACTGG gCTTTGAGTACTTTGAGTGCAGTGCCAAGGACAACATCAACGTGAAGCAGACGTTTGAGCGGCTGGTGGACATCATCTGTGAGAAGATGTCGGAGAGCCTGGACAACGCCGACCCCGCCGTCACAGGGGCCAAACAGGGGCCCCAGCTCACCGAGCAGCCCGAACGCCCCCACCAGGACTGTGCTTGCtaa
- the LOC110508902 gene encoding transcription factor jun-D, whose amino-acid sequence METTLYPCNVLNTRGISSLYSYNSMMKKDICLNLDDQSSILKPNLRDAEGILNSPDLGLLKLATPDLERLIIQSNGMVTTIPTSQFLYPKSASDEQEFAEGFVKALEDLHKQNQLSEGTCVPPDRLDLISSNAAPIGLPSDLPVYTTLNGYGNSPLGSTVNYSTDTIPFPPPPSHLMSAHQQAAAAALSRLQALKDEPQTVPDMQCFGDSPPLSPIDMDNQERIKAERKKLRNRIAASKCRKRKLERISRLEDKVKNLKTQNTELASTASVLREQVAQLKQKVMNHVSNGCQLLPNQDQAY is encoded by the coding sequence ATGGAAACAACCCTCTACCCTTGTAATGTGTTGAATACTCGAGGGATTTCAAGCCTCTATTCCTACAACAGCATGATGAAGAAAGACATTTGTCTAAACCTGGATGACCAAAGCTCGATTCTGAAACCGAATCTCCGGGACGCAGAGGGAATTCTGAACTCCCCGGACTTGGGACTCTTGAAATTGGCGACTCCGGACCTTGAACGATTGATTATCCAATCGAATGGAATGGTTACCACGATCCCAACCTCTCAGTTCCTCTACCCAAAGTCAGCCAGTGACGAACAGGAATTTGCCGAAGGCTTCGTGAAGGCGCTTGAGGATCTTCACAAGCAGAACCAGCTGAGCGAGGGGACGTGCGTACCGCCGGACAGACTGGACCTTATCAGCTCCAACGCAGCCCCAATCGGCTTGCCGTCAGATCTGCCAGTGTACACGACATTGAACGGCTATGGTAATAGTCCACTGGGCAGCACAGTGAATTATTCCACGGATACAATTCCATTCCCACCACCACCTTCTCATCTGATGAGCGCGCATCAACAGGCGGCTGCGGCGGCTCTGTCACGACTCCAGGCGTTGAAGGACGAGCCGCAGACGGTCCCCGACATGCAGTGCTTTGGAGACAGCCCGCCTTTGTCTCCTATTGACATGGACAACCAGGAGCGCATCAAAGCAGAGAGGAAAAAGCTGCGCAACAGAATAGCGGCGTCCAAGTGCCGCAAAAGAAAACTGGAGAGAATATCCCGTCTTGAAGACAAGGTCAAAAACCTTAAGACACAGAACACTGAACTGGCCTCCACAGCCAGTGTGCTTAGAGAGCAAGTAGCCCAGTTGAAACAAAAGGTTATGAACCATGTCAGTAATGGATGTCAACTTCTCCCAAACCAAGATCAAGCTTACTAG